A single window of Colletotrichum destructivum chromosome 9, complete sequence DNA harbors:
- a CDS encoding Putative zn(2)Cys(6) fungal-type DNA-binding domain, fungal transcription factor has protein sequence MKRLGYRKSRNGCLRCKERRVKCDENRPCSACVRHGLPCSLEHGGASTGGSSQPTPPQPLGSLGHRPRRSSSRASTSALKRRPSAHSSISLSPQSAAGSLSGGYHSASSPGGGGGLGLGGEGGSHTPPSSQSDPFPYFSRFLTDLNKTETASGWISDLELMHHYTSVSYRTFSHSSEAQKALQYDVPREALSYPFLLHQLLAFSAYHLAYLQPDCRHAYLMQAAQHQNDAINGMRGTLLGTISPINCHALFASSIFLTLSAFATYPSYEKYNPTFSPVDSMLDIFTLSDGMSAILRSSDDDIRKGPLREIFVRSAGDTTPTNVEPSLQPLFDRLPRLSARLGDMLGTTSGTGGREGKYTITSSIIALSESVAKVSTINIMSAPAEFRAVFMWPVLLSTDYMDMLRVRQPAALVVLAHYCVIIHLAEPFCWFLTGWTRALLSVISEQLTGTPWEELVLWPIEIVGLGAYEAQLERMVHAMPITL, from the exons ATGAAGCGCTTGGGATATAGAAAGTCCCGCAACGGGTGCCTACGTTGCAAAGAGAGAAGAGTCAAA TGTGATGAAAACAGGCCTTGCAGCGCCTGTGTGCGCCATGGACTTCCATGCAGTCTGGAGCACGGAGGAGCGTCAACAGGCGGCTCGTCACAGCCGACTCCTCCACAGCCGCTGGGGAGTCTTGGACACCGCCCAAGGCGATCGAGCTCGCGG GCGTCAACGTCGGCTCTGAAGCGGCGGCCAAGCGCGCACTCGTCCATATCTCTCTCGCCACAATCAGCCGCTGGGTCTCTCAGCGGCGGATACCACAGCGCGTCCAGccctggaggaggaggaggactaggactgggaggagaaggaggaagtcATACTCCCCCCTCGTCACAGTCGGATCCTTTCCCTTACTTCTCAAGGTTCCTGACAGATCTCAACAAGACGGAGACGGCCAGCGGCTGGATCTCCGACCTCGAGCTCATGCACCACTACACCTCCGTGTCGTACCGGACTTTTTCCCATTCCTCCGAGGCCCAGAAGGCTCTGCAATACGACGTGCCCCGTGAAGCACTCTCCTatcccttcctcctccaccagctactcgccttctcggcctACCACCTGGCCTACCTGCAGCCCGACTGCCGGCACGCCTACCTCATGCAGGCCGCCCAGCACCAGaacgacgccatcaacggCATGCGAGGCACGCTGCTGGGCACCATCTCGCCCATCAACTGCcacgccctcttcgcctcgTCCATCTTCCTGACGCTGAGCGCCTTCGCGACGTACCCGAGCTACGAGAAGTACAACCCGACCTTCTCGCCCGTCGACAGCATGCTCGACATCTTCACCCTGTCGGACGGCATGAGCGCCATCCTCCGCTcgtccgacgacgacatccgcAAGGGCCCGCTGCGCGAGATCTTCGTCCGCAGCGCCGGCGACACGACGCCCACGAACGTCGAGCCCTCCCTCCAGCCCCTGTTCGACCGGCTCCCCCGGCTGAGCGCCCGGCTCGGCGACATGCTCGGGACGACGAGCGGGACCGGCGGGCGCGAGGGGAAATACACAATCACAagctccatcatcgccctgAGCGAGTCCGTCGCCAAGGTCTCGACCATCAACATCATGTCGGCGCCCGCCGAGTTCCGTGCCGTCTTCATGTGGCCCGTCCTCCTGTCGACGGACTACATGGACATGCTGCGGGTGCGGCAGCCCGCGGcgctggtggtgctggcgCACTACTGCGTCATCATCCACCTGGCCGAGCCCTTCTGCTGGTTCCTCACCGGCTGGACCAGGGCCCTCTTGTCTGTGATATCGGAGCAGCTGACCGGGACGCCATGGGAGGAGCTCGTGCTGTGGCCCATAGAGatcgttggcctcggcgcaTACGAGGCGCAGTTGGAGCGTATGGTCCACGCCATGCCCATTACTCTCTAA